A genomic segment from Salvia splendens isolate huo1 chromosome 13, SspV2, whole genome shotgun sequence encodes:
- the LOC121762785 gene encoding probable rhamnogalacturonate lyase B isoform X1, which yields MLSMSCFVKHRFSALYIITFCILSLRKSSGNGLLQLEVQQDYVVLDNGLLQLTFTKPGGHLICIRYNGLDNLLELHNPLLNGGFWDLNWSKPGTSGTRGEFDVANGTDFQVVVQNEEQVELSFTRKWDASMLGQYAPLSIDKRFIMLCGSSGFYSYAIYQRDETMPAFYLNEARIALMLNIEKFVYMAMSDDRQRRLPRPEDRVPPRGRELAFPEAVLLVDPIEPEFKGEVDDKYQYSCENKDNKVHGFICTDPTIGLWQISPSNEFRTGGPIKQDLTSHVNPTTLAMFVSTHYGGEDLVVKFGDGEEWKKVFGPVFIYLNSVSDYTNDSNAFLWSDAKDQMKKEVEKWPYSFPVSEDFLHVDQRGSVCGRLFAQDRYISEGKIAAKGAFVGLAPPGKDGSFQKEAKGYQFWVNADDDGYFKITNIRPGVYNIYAWVPGFIGDYRCDKDIVVAPGSSIDLGDLVYFPPRNGATLWEIGIPDRSAAEFYVPDPDPMYINKLLVNLPSHRFRQYGLWQRYADLYPNQDLVYTIGTSDYKKDWFYAQVTRKIGESAYKATTWQIKFELDEIAESGKYTLRIALASATFSILEVRVNKNGLGEALFSSGLIGSDNTITRHGIHGLYWQFNVEMETSLFNEGDNTIYLTQARNFSALHGVMYDYVRLEAPSFTSNKLA from the exons ATGCTCTCTATGAGCTGTTTTGTGAAGCATCGGTTCTCTGCATTATACATTATCACCTTTTGCATTTTAAG CTTGCGGAAATCATCGGGCAATGGGCTACTTCAATTAGAGGTTCAGCAAGATTAT GTGGTGTTAGATAATGGATTGCTCCAACTTACCTTCACAAAACCAGGAGGCCATCTCATTTGCATACGCTACAATGGACTCGACAACTTGCTTGAGCTCCACAATCCACTGCTAAATGGAGg GTTTTGGGACCTTAATTGGAGCAAACCTGGCACTTCAGGCACTCGAGGAGAATTTGATGT TGCTAATGGAACAGATTTCCAAGTTGTGGTACAAAATGAGGAACAAGTAGAGCTATCCTTCACTAGAAAATGGGATGCTTCCATGCTAGGACAGTATGCCCCTTTGTCTATAGACAAAAG GTTCATAATGCTGTGCGGCTCGTCTGGTTTCTACTCGTACGCCATCTATCAACGCGATGAGACCATGCCAGCGTTCTACTTGAACGAGGCCCGGATCGCCCTCATGCTCAACATAGAAAA GTTTGTGTACATGGCCATGTCAGACGACAGACAGAGGCGTCTGCCACGGCCCGAGGACCGTGTCCCTCCACGGGGGAGGGAGTTGGCATTCCCTGAAGCAGTTCTCCTAGTTGATCCAATAGAGCCAGAATTCAAAGGAGAA GTGGATGATAAATACCAATACTCATGTGAAAATAAAGACAACAAGGTGCATGGATTCATATGCACTGATCCCACTATAGGGCTGTGGCAAATCAGCCCAAGCAATGAGTTCAGGACTGGAGGGCCTATCAAACAGGACCTCACTTCTCATGTCAACCCGACCACATTGGCC ATGTTCGTGAGCACTCACTACGGAGGGGAGGATCTAGTGGTGAAGTTCGGAGACGGGGAAGAGTGGAAGAAAGTTTTTGGACCAGTTTTTATATACCTTAACTCAGTGTCTGATTATACAAATGATAGTAATGCTTTTTTGTGGAGTGATGCTAAAGACCAG ATGAAGAAAGAAGTTGAGAAATGGCCATATAGCTTCCCTGTTTCAGAAGATTTCTTACATGTTGATCAAAGAGGGAGTGTTTGTGGTAGATTATTTGCTCAAGACAG GTACATTTCTGAGGGGAAAATAGCAGCAAAGGGTGCTTTTGTGGGGCTGGCTCCACCAGGAAAAGATGGATCATTTCAAAAGGAAGCAAAA GGATACCAATTCTGGGTAAATGCAGATGATGATGGTTATTTCAAAATTACCAATATTAGGCCTGGAGTTTACAATATCTATGCATGGGTCCCAGGCTTCATTGGTGATTATAGATGTGACAAAGATATAGTTGTGGCACCag GCAGTTCAATAGATCTGGGCGATCTTGTGTATTTCCCTCCAAGAAATGGAGCAACACTATGGGAAATCGGCATCCCGGATCGATCTGCAGCCGAGTTCTACGTTCCTGACCCCGACCCTATGTATATCAACAAGCTACTTGTAAATCTCCCTTCACACAG GTTTAGGCAGTATGGGTTATGGCAGAGGTATGCAGATTTGTACCCAAATCAAGACTTGGTTTACACTATTGGCACTAGTGATTACAAGAAAGATTGGTTTTATGCTCAAGTTACAAG aaaaatTGGAGAGAGTGCATATAAAGCAACAACGTGGCAGATAAAGTTCGAATTGGACGAGATCGCAGAGAGTGGTAAATACACACTGCGGATCGCTCTAGCATCTGCAACTTTCTCCATACTAGAG GTGAGGGTGAACAAGAATGGGCTAGGCGAGGCGTTGTTTTCAAGCGGATTAATTGGAAGCGACAACACAATAACAAGGCATGGGATTCATGGGCTTTATTGGCAATTCAATGTGGAGATGGAAACATCTCTTTTCAACGAAGGAGATAACACAATATACCTCACACAAGCTAGAAATTTCAGTGCTTTGCATGGAGTCATGTATGATTATGTTCGACTTGAGGCTCCTTCTTTCACCTCCAACAAACTGGCTTGA
- the LOC121762785 gene encoding probable rhamnogalacturonate lyase B isoform X2 translates to MLGQYAPLSIDKRFIMLCGSSGFYSYAIYQRDETMPAFYLNEARIALMLNIEKFVYMAMSDDRQRRLPRPEDRVPPRGRELAFPEAVLLVDPIEPEFKGEVDDKYQYSCENKDNKVHGFICTDPTIGLWQISPSNEFRTGGPIKQDLTSHVNPTTLAMFVSTHYGGEDLVVKFGDGEEWKKVFGPVFIYLNSVSDYTNDSNAFLWSDAKDQMKKEVEKWPYSFPVSEDFLHVDQRGSVCGRLFAQDRYISEGKIAAKGAFVGLAPPGKDGSFQKEAKGYQFWVNADDDGYFKITNIRPGVYNIYAWVPGFIGDYRCDKDIVVAPGSSIDLGDLVYFPPRNGATLWEIGIPDRSAAEFYVPDPDPMYINKLLVNLPSHRFRQYGLWQRYADLYPNQDLVYTIGTSDYKKDWFYAQVTRKIGESAYKATTWQIKFELDEIAESGKYTLRIALASATFSILEVRVNKNGLGEALFSSGLIGSDNTITRHGIHGLYWQFNVEMETSLFNEGDNTIYLTQARNFSALHGVMYDYVRLEAPSFTSNKLA, encoded by the exons ATGCTAGGACAGTATGCCCCTTTGTCTATAGACAAAAG GTTCATAATGCTGTGCGGCTCGTCTGGTTTCTACTCGTACGCCATCTATCAACGCGATGAGACCATGCCAGCGTTCTACTTGAACGAGGCCCGGATCGCCCTCATGCTCAACATAGAAAA GTTTGTGTACATGGCCATGTCAGACGACAGACAGAGGCGTCTGCCACGGCCCGAGGACCGTGTCCCTCCACGGGGGAGGGAGTTGGCATTCCCTGAAGCAGTTCTCCTAGTTGATCCAATAGAGCCAGAATTCAAAGGAGAA GTGGATGATAAATACCAATACTCATGTGAAAATAAAGACAACAAGGTGCATGGATTCATATGCACTGATCCCACTATAGGGCTGTGGCAAATCAGCCCAAGCAATGAGTTCAGGACTGGAGGGCCTATCAAACAGGACCTCACTTCTCATGTCAACCCGACCACATTGGCC ATGTTCGTGAGCACTCACTACGGAGGGGAGGATCTAGTGGTGAAGTTCGGAGACGGGGAAGAGTGGAAGAAAGTTTTTGGACCAGTTTTTATATACCTTAACTCAGTGTCTGATTATACAAATGATAGTAATGCTTTTTTGTGGAGTGATGCTAAAGACCAG ATGAAGAAAGAAGTTGAGAAATGGCCATATAGCTTCCCTGTTTCAGAAGATTTCTTACATGTTGATCAAAGAGGGAGTGTTTGTGGTAGATTATTTGCTCAAGACAG GTACATTTCTGAGGGGAAAATAGCAGCAAAGGGTGCTTTTGTGGGGCTGGCTCCACCAGGAAAAGATGGATCATTTCAAAAGGAAGCAAAA GGATACCAATTCTGGGTAAATGCAGATGATGATGGTTATTTCAAAATTACCAATATTAGGCCTGGAGTTTACAATATCTATGCATGGGTCCCAGGCTTCATTGGTGATTATAGATGTGACAAAGATATAGTTGTGGCACCag GCAGTTCAATAGATCTGGGCGATCTTGTGTATTTCCCTCCAAGAAATGGAGCAACACTATGGGAAATCGGCATCCCGGATCGATCTGCAGCCGAGTTCTACGTTCCTGACCCCGACCCTATGTATATCAACAAGCTACTTGTAAATCTCCCTTCACACAG GTTTAGGCAGTATGGGTTATGGCAGAGGTATGCAGATTTGTACCCAAATCAAGACTTGGTTTACACTATTGGCACTAGTGATTACAAGAAAGATTGGTTTTATGCTCAAGTTACAAG aaaaatTGGAGAGAGTGCATATAAAGCAACAACGTGGCAGATAAAGTTCGAATTGGACGAGATCGCAGAGAGTGGTAAATACACACTGCGGATCGCTCTAGCATCTGCAACTTTCTCCATACTAGAG GTGAGGGTGAACAAGAATGGGCTAGGCGAGGCGTTGTTTTCAAGCGGATTAATTGGAAGCGACAACACAATAACAAGGCATGGGATTCATGGGCTTTATTGGCAATTCAATGTGGAGATGGAAACATCTCTTTTCAACGAAGGAGATAACACAATATACCTCACACAAGCTAGAAATTTCAGTGCTTTGCATGGAGTCATGTATGATTATGTTCGACTTGAGGCTCCTTCTTTCACCTCCAACAAACTGGCTTGA
- the LOC121760350 gene encoding putative germin-like protein 2-1: MTGVIVLFSTLALNLLCLAFAFDPSPLQDFCVLDAKSPGCKKPETVTAADFFFSGMHLPSNTTNPYKAGLKVAAIPGLNGQGLTLARLDFLPDGIIPPHYHPRAAEILTVLEGSMEVGFVTSFPNYKHYPKVLNKGDVFVVPVGLAHYQRGVGKVNTVVLSAVNSQNAGIVEVAGSMFGAKPAINSDYLATAFRLDKKTVEQLQSKPWA; encoded by the exons atgacTGGAGTTATAGTTTTATTCAGCACTTTAGCCCTTAATTTATTGTGTTTGGCTTTTGCTTTTGATCCTTCTCCCTTGCAAGATTTCTGCGTGTTAGATGCCAAAAGCCCCG GATGCAAGAAGCCGGAAACTGTTACAGCCGCCGACTTCTTCTTCAGCGGGATGCATTTGCCATCCAACACAACTAACCCATATAAGGCCGGGCTGAAAGTAGCCGCAATCCCGGGCCTGAACGGTCAAGGGCTGACGCTGGCCCGCCTTGACTTCCTACCAGATGGCATCATCCCACCTCACTATCACCCGAGGGCGGCCGAGATTCTCACCGTTCTAGAAGGTTCCATGGAAGTCGGATTCGTGACCTCATTCCCTAACTACAAACACTACCCTAAGGTTCTTAACAAGGGCGATGTCTTCGTCGTCCCGGTTGGGCTTGCCCACTACCAGCGCGGCGTCGGGAAGGTCAACACGGTGGTTCTGTCGGCGGTCAACAGCCAGAACGCCGGAATTGTGGAAGTTGCCGGCAGTATGTTTGGCGCCAAGCCCGCGATTAACAGTGATTATTTAGCAACGGCTTTTAGATTGGATAAGAAAACCGTGGAGCAGCTTCAGTCCAAGCCTTGGGCATGA
- the LOC121761708 gene encoding putative germin-like protein 2-1, protein MAGVVVLFCTLALNLLCLALAFDPSPLQDFCVFDANSPGCKNPGTVTADDFFYSGLHLPANTSNPYRAGLKAARIPGLNGQGLTLARLDFLPNGFIPPHYHPRAAEILTVLEGSLEVGFVTSYPNYKHYPKVLNKGDAFVVPVGLVHYQRGVGNANTVVLSAVNSQNAGIVEVAAGIFGAKPVIDSNYLANAFRLNKGIVEQLQSKPWS, encoded by the exons atggcTGGAGTTGTAGTTTTATTCTGCACTTTAGCCCTTAATTTATTGTGTTTGGCCTTAGCTTTTGATCCTTCTCCTTTACAAGATTTTTGCGTTTTCGATGCCAATAGCCCCG GATGCAAGAACCCGGGAACTGTTACAGCCGACGACTTCTTCTACAGCGGGCTGCATTTGCCAGCAAACACGAGCAACCCCTACCGGGCCGGGCTGAAAGCAGCCCGTATCCCGGGCCTGAACGGTCAAGGGCTGACGCTGGCCCGTCTCGACTTCCTGCCAAATGGATTCATCCCGCCCCACTATCACCCGAGGGCGGCTGAGATTCTCACCGTTCTAGAAGGTTCCTTGGAAGTCGGGTTCGTGACGTCATACCCTAACTACAAACATTACCCTAAAGTTCTCAACAAGGGCGATGCCTTCGTCGTCCCAGTTGGACTTGTCCACTACCAGCGCGGCGTTGGGAATGCGAATACGGTGGTTCTGTCAGCGGTCAACAGCCAGAACGCCGGAATTGTGGAAGTTGCCGCCGGTATATTTGGTGCCAAGCCTGTGATTGACAGTAATTATCTAGCAAATGCTTTTAGATTGAATAAGGGAATTGTGGAGCAGCTTCAATCCAAGCCTTGGTCTTGA
- the LOC121760351 gene encoding putative germin-like protein 2-1, giving the protein MTGIIVLFSSFALNLLHLALTFDPSPLQDFCVFDAKRPGCKDPRIVTANDFFYRGLHLPSNTSNPYRAGLKVAGIPDLNGQGLTLARLDFRPNGFFPPHYHPRAAEILTVLEGSLEVGFVTSYPNYKHYPKVLNKGDVFVIPVGLVHYQRGVGRVNTVVLSALNSQNPGIVEVAAGIFGAKPVIDSNYLANAFRLNKGIVERLQSKRWS; this is encoded by the exons ATGACTGGAATTATAGTTTTATTCAGCAGTTTTGCCCTTAATTTATTGCATTTGGCCTTGACTTTTGATCCTTCTCCTTTACAAGATTTCTGCGTTTTTGATGCCAAAAGACCCG GATGCAAGGACCCGAGGATTGTTACCGCCAACGACTTCTTCTACAGAGGGCTGCATTTGCCATCAAACACGAGTAACCCCTACCGGGCCGGGCTGAAAGTAGCCGGGATCCCGGACCTTAACGGTCAAGGGCTGACGCTGGCCCGCCTCGACTTCCGGCCAAATGGATTCTTCCCGCCCCACTATCACCCGAGGGCGGCCGAGATTCTCACCGTTCTAGAAGGCTCCTTGGAAGTCGGATTCGTGACGTCATACCCTAACTACAAACATTACCCTAAAGTTCTTAACAAGGGCGATGTCTTCGTCATCCCGGTCGGGCTTGTCCACTACCAGCGCGGCGTCGGGAGGGTGAACACGGTGGTTCTGTCGGCGCTCAATAGCCAGAACCCCGGAATTGTGGAAGTTGCCGCCGGTATATTTGGTGCCAAGCCTGTGATTGATAGCAATTATCTAGCAAATGCTTTTAGATTGAATAAGGGAATTGTGGAGCGGCTTCAATCCAAGCGTTGGTCTTGA